One Lagenorhynchus albirostris chromosome 8, mLagAlb1.1, whole genome shotgun sequence genomic region harbors:
- the NDUFB2 gene encoding NADH dehydrogenase [ubiquinone] 1 beta subcomplex subunit 2, mitochondrial: protein MSALTCLAPLARVGGHFFRGLRARAAGGAGVRHAGGGVHIEPQYRQFPQLTRSQVIKAEFFSATMWFWILWRFWHDSDAVLGHFPYPDPSQWTDEELGILPDDED, encoded by the exons ATGTCGGCTTTGACGTGTCTAGCGCCTTTAGCGCGCGTTGGAGGCCACTTCTTCAGGGGCCTACGCGCGCGGGCGGCTGGAGGCGCTGGAGTCCGTCA TGCTGGTGGAGGTGTGCATATCGAGCCCCAGTACAGGCAGTTTCCCCAGCTGACCAGATCCCAGGTGATCAAGGCAGAGTTCTTCAGTGCAACCATGTGGTTCTGGATTCTCTGGCGCTTTTGGCATGACTCAGATGCCGTGCTG GGTCACTTTCCATATCCAGATCCTTCTCAGTGGACGGATGAAGAATTAGGTATCCTTCCTGATGATGAAGACTGA